A stretch of Methanobrevibacter sp. YE315 DNA encodes these proteins:
- a CDS encoding collagen-like protein, with protein MADKEWIAIGRVVGDTGEKGDTGDAFTYEDFTPEQLAGLKGETGDTGPAGPKGDTGDKGETGAKGDKGDTGETGATGEKGDTGPKGDTGDTGATGDTGPAGATGDTGATGAATTIKGSYNTYQELIAAHPTGNQGDSYIVNGSLYVWNGTAWENVGNIKGDTGATGATGPKGDTGNTGSTGAKGDTGATGPKGDTGATGATGQGSDEEAGWKLPVDQILTTTTLPTGVSAGYRVAIVTSSVMAIKEYNGTSWDTESLDPYSVIPLKHSGSIQMYLAKSSGPVYMGVEYGVFGKFRFMTQAAYDALSSYDNDTIYFVRSS; from the coding sequence GTGGCAGATAAAGAATGGATAGCAATCGGAAGAGTAGTCGGAGATACTGGAGAAAAAGGGGATACTGGTGATGCATTCACATATGAAGATTTTACGCCGGAACAGTTAGCTGGATTGAAAGGTGAAACAGGTGATACTGGACCGGCAGGACCAAAAGGTGATACAGGTGATAAAGGAGAAACTGGTGCGAAAGGTGATAAAGGCGACACGGGTGAGACTGGAGCAACTGGGGAGAAAGGAGACACAGGACCTAAGGGAGATACTGGAGACACAGGAGCTACTGGAGATACTGGACCGGCCGGGGCGACTGGGGACACTGGAGCTACTGGTGCTGCTACTACTATTAAAGGCTCGTATAATACTTACCAGGAATTAATAGCTGCACATCCAACAGGTAATCAAGGAGACAGCTATATAGTCAACGGCTCCCTTTATGTTTGGAATGGAACTGCTTGGGAAAATGTGGGGAACATAAAAGGAGATACCGGAGCAACTGGTGCTACAGGTCCGAAAGGAGATACAGGAAATACTGGTTCAACAGGTGCTAAAGGCGATACTGGCGCTACTGGTCCTAAAGGTGACACTGGAGCTACTGGAGCTACTGGTCAAGGTAGTGATGAGGAAGCTGGATGGAAACTGCCAGTCGATCAAATATTAACTACAACAACTTTACCTACAGGCGTTAGTGCAGGTTATCGTGTAGCTATTGTCACAAGCTCTGTCATGGCCATAAAAGAATATAATGGCACATCATGGGATACAGAATCTCTTGACCCATATTCAGTAATACCATTAAAACATTCTGGAAGCATACAGATGTATTTAGCAAAATCTTCAGGTCCAGTTTACATGGGTGTTGAATATGGTGTCTTTGGTAAGTTTAGGTTTATGACTCAGGCAGCTTATGATGCGTTAAGTAGCTATGATAATGACACAATTTATTTTGTAAGAAGTTCATAA
- a CDS encoding collagen-like protein yields MQDQIVLLEARKEVTTFLLDDGDITSKDVVTETGQGIGYEYSAKLYPEDTVTISPNSQIGKEMVKKYSGDNGEVPIGIIVNDPVVMDGGQRKASVLVLGQLYRLKLASGITDISPADKIKLSDAGAIKDSSGDFVALHPVTDSDEYNYVNCYKLASAGATGETGAKGDTGDTGPAGPKGDTGDTGATGETGAKGDTGATGADGESIEVYKDSAHRQIIFTGESTSIYLSYDDITGPKGDTGSTGSTGATGETGAKGDTGATGETGAKGDTGATGATGEKGDTGDTGAKGDTGATGPKGDTGDTGATGATGPVNLASTLDTTDTTNAIKNAPVATAIQNLQTSIGTITTAQQNNLNLLGS; encoded by the coding sequence ATGCAAGACCAAATCGTTTTATTAGAAGCAAGAAAAGAAGTCACTACATTTTTACTTGATGATGGAGATATAACCTCAAAAGACGTAGTAACAGAAACAGGACAAGGCATTGGCTATGAGTACAGCGCTAAACTCTATCCAGAAGATACTGTTACAATCTCTCCAAATTCACAAATAGGAAAAGAAATGGTTAAAAAATACTCTGGTGATAATGGTGAAGTGCCAATAGGTATAATCGTTAATGACCCCGTAGTTATGGATGGTGGTCAAAGAAAAGCTAGTGTTTTAGTGTTAGGCCAACTATACAGACTCAAACTAGCTAGTGGCATTACTGATATTTCACCAGCTGATAAAATCAAATTAAGCGATGCTGGAGCTATTAAAGATTCTTCAGGTGACTTTGTAGCTTTACATCCAGTAACAGATTCTGATGAATACAATTACGTTAATTGTTATAAATTAGCTAGTGCAGGAGCAACTGGTGAAACAGGAGCCAAAGGAGACACTGGAGATACAGGTCCTGCTGGACCTAAAGGAGATACGGGCGATACTGGTGCAACAGGTGAAACTGGAGCCAAAGGAGACACTGGAGCTACTGGGGCGGATGGTGAAAGTATTGAGGTATACAAAGACTCTGCACACAGACAAATAATCTTCACTGGAGAAAGCACAAGCATTTATTTAAGCTATGATGATATAACTGGTCCAAAAGGAGATACAGGAAGCACAGGATCAACTGGCGCTACTGGAGAAACTGGAGCAAAAGGAGATACTGGTGCAACAGGTGAAACCGGTGCCAAGGGTGATACTGGCGCTACCGGTGCAACAGGTGAAAAAGGTGATACCGGGGATACCGGCGCTAAGGGAGACACAGGAGCAACTGGGCCTAAAGGAGATACAGGCGATACTGGTGCAACAGGAGCGACTGGACCAGTCAATCTTGCAAGTACTTTGGACACTACCGACACAACCAATGCAATAAAAAATGCACCCGTAGCTACAGCTATTCAAAATCTTCAAACAAGCATTGGAACAATAACAACAGCACAGCAGAACAATCTTAATTTATTAGGGAGCTAG
- a CDS encoding MarR family transcriptional regulator, translated as MELSDDMLIEISYVNISKYRTKVMKSLDGEVLIPSQIAKNSGIRTNHISKVLGELKEHELVECINPEVRKGRLYRLTEKGDDLVKNLE; from the coding sequence ATGGAATTATCGGATGACATGTTGATTGAAATTAGTTATGTAAATATTTCAAAGTATAGGACAAAAGTAATGAAGTCTTTAGATGGGGAGGTATTGATACCTTCTCAAATAGCTAAAAATTCGGGTATTAGGACAAATCATATTTCAAAGGTTTTAGGTGAATTGAAAGAGCATGAGCTAGTTGAATGTATTAATCCAGAAGTTAGAAAAGGCAGATTGTACAGATTAACTGAAAAAGGCGATGACTTAGTTAAAAATTTAGAATAA
- a CDS encoding Ig-like domain-containing protein: protein MSIASNVIDENTKLGTARTILREKLTAWDIDYNNNDTLFQLLKRWAYTSNLLSVSIFCPSENECIAGAQVTAGAVIVDNDNQPIQDMPVKVVCGGQTYNVFTNSNGRAEVTLTVGNVGSTFSGTVYAGKESESWSFENIKLFGMEEENPTSSMFDIIKYPSDITLTLEPYEYDTGYNDSGLLVSKAINSASAAFLIPKGTPAITDSGIHFKCGMVQKKTSNSGWGDAICLLNSKNLSHARDTKILELGAYPGKKGVKYSNSDHVVRDVSVTTGQLTLDSKWYTFEFYYDQGYLEATIKDGSTTVFSYSGDVSSSISLDSYYPAFMIYDYGGSMIFNNILIEPWTKEE, encoded by the coding sequence ATGAGTATTGCAAGCAATGTTATTGATGAAAATACTAAATTAGGTACAGCAAGAACAATCTTAAGAGAAAAATTAACAGCATGGGACATTGACTATAACAATAATGATACACTATTTCAGCTATTGAAAAGATGGGCATACACTAGCAATCTATTGTCTGTATCCATATTCTGTCCTTCTGAAAATGAATGCATAGCCGGAGCACAAGTAACAGCAGGGGCAGTAATAGTTGATAATGATAATCAACCAATTCAGGATATGCCAGTTAAAGTAGTCTGCGGCGGACAAACATATAATGTATTCACTAACAGTAATGGAAGGGCAGAAGTCACATTAACAGTTGGAAATGTTGGTTCAACATTTTCAGGAACAGTATATGCAGGAAAAGAATCTGAAAGCTGGTCATTTGAAAACATAAAATTATTTGGAATGGAAGAAGAAAATCCTACTTCCTCAATGTTTGACATCATAAAATATCCAAGTGACATAACATTAACATTAGAACCATATGAATACGATACAGGATATAATGACTCTGGATTGTTAGTGAGCAAAGCCATTAACAGTGCAAGTGCAGCATTCTTAATTCCAAAAGGAACTCCTGCAATTACGGATTCTGGAATTCATTTCAAATGCGGAATGGTGCAAAAGAAAACAAGTAATTCCGGATGGGGAGATGCAATATGTCTATTGAACTCTAAAAATCTATCTCACGCAAGGGATACAAAGATTTTAGAGCTTGGAGCATATCCTGGTAAAAAAGGAGTCAAATATTCCAATAGTGATCATGTTGTAAGGGATGTTAGTGTCACTACAGGACAATTGACATTGGATTCAAAATGGTACACATTTGAATTCTATTATGATCAAGGCTATCTTGAAGCAACAATCAAGGACGGCTCAACAACAGTCTTCAGCTATTCTGGAGATGTATCTTCAAGTATCAGTTTGGATAGCTATTATCCAGCATTCATGATTTACGATTATGGTGGAAGCATGATATTTAATAATATTTTAATTGAACCATGGACTAAGGAGGAATAA